The genomic stretch TTGTTCCTACGTTGACGTGGGGCTTCGTTCTAGCAAACTTAGCTTTAGCCATCTGTATTCCTCCTAATATTCTCTATTCTTATGAATTAGCTTTCTTAATTTCTTCAGCTACGCTGTTGGGAACCTGCTCATAGTGGTCAAACTGCATGCTGTAAGTTGCGCGTCCCTGAGTTATTGAACGGAGATTTGTTGAATAACCGAACATTTCCTTAAGGGGCACGAAGCAGTTGATTACCTGAGCGGAACCTCTCATTTCCATACCTTCGATCTTGCCTCTTCTTGAGCTGAGGTCACCCATTACATCACCCGTGTATTCATCGGGAGATACAACTTCAACTTTCATGATAGGCTCAAGTATAACGGGATCTGCATTTCTCATACCGGCTTTGAAAGCCATTGAACCGGCAATTTTGAATGCCATCTCGTTAGAGTCGACATCGTGGTATGAACCGTCGGTAAGCGTCGCTTTGCAGTCAACAACGGGGAAGCCTGCGGAAACGCCTGATTCAAGAGCTTCTTCAATACCTTTCTGTACTGCGGGGATATATTCCTTCGGAACAGTACCGCCGACAATATTGTTGACGAACTGGAAGCCTTCTCCGGGTGCGAGGGGAGCAATCTCAAGCCAAACGTGACCATACTGGCCTCTGCCGCCTGTCTGCTTGATGTATTTCCCTTCAGTTTTGACAGATTTTCTGAAAGTTTCGCGGTATGCAACCTGGGGGTTACCCACGTTGGCTTCTACTTTGAATTCTCTCATAAGCCTGTCAACGATGATTTCAAGGTGAAGCTCACCCATACCGGAAATAACTGTCTGGCCTGTTTCCTCATCAACCTTAACTCTGAAAGAGGGGTCTTCTGAAGCAAGTTTGCCGAGAGCTATGGAAAGCTTATCCTGATCGTTCTTGCTTTTGGGTTCGATGGCAACCGAAATAACGGGCTCAGGGAACTCCATTGATTCAAGAATTACAGGTTTGTTCTCATCGCAGAGAGTGTCGCCTGTGGTAGTGTATTTAAGACCAACTGTCGCACAAATATCGCCAGCGTGAATCTCTTTTATTTCCTCACGTTTGTTAGCCTGCATTTTTACAAGACGGCCTATACGCTCTTTTTTGTCCTTAGTGGAGTTAAGAGTATAGTTACCTGCTTCAAGGCAGCCTGAATATACCCTGAAGTATGTAAGCTGTCCCATGTAGGGGTCAGTCATAATCTTGAATGCGAGAGCAGCAAAAGGCTCACTGTCATCAGCTTTTCTTTCGATTTCGCCGTCGCCGCTCATGCTTTTCCCTTTTATGGGGGGAATGTCGATGGGGCTGGGGAGAAGATCAACAACCGCGTTCAGAAGAGTCTGAACACCTTTGTTTTTGAAAGCAGTTCCGCATGTCACAGGTATGAACTTGCGTCCGATGCAGCCTTTTCTGAGACCTGCGATGATTTCAGCTTCGGTTATCTCTTCGCCTTCGAAGTACTTGTTCATAAGATCGTCATCTAATTCGCAAACAGCATCCATGAGTTTTTCACGGTATTCTTTCGCCTGCTCAAGAAGATTAGCGGGAATGTCGCTGTAAGTGTATTTAGCTCCGAGCTGCTCTCCGTCCCATGTTACTGACTGCATTTTAACGAGGTCTATTATGCCCTCAAAAGCGTCTTCAGCGCCCATGGGGAGCTGTATGGGAAGGGGATTAGCGCCGAGTTTCGACTTAATATCACTCAGAACTTTGAAGTAGTCAGAACCGGATCTGTCCATTTTATTAACGAAAATGATACGGGGAACGCCGTACTTGTCTGCCTGTCTCCAGACAGTTTCAGTCTGAGGCTGAACGCCGCCCACTGCACATAAAACAGTAACAGCACCGTCAAGAACCTTAAGTGAACGCTCAACTTCGATTGTGAAGTCAACGTGTCCGGGTGTATCGATAACGTTAATGCGGTGGTTGTTCCAGAAGCACTGTACTGTCGCTGAAGTGATCGTGATACCACGCTCTTTCTCCTGCTCCATCCAGTCGGTAGTGGCTCCGCCGTCATGTACCTCACCGATTTTGTGTGACATACCTGTATAGAAAAGAATTCTTTCAGTGGTTGTGGTTTTACCGGCATCAATGTGAGCCATGATACCGATGTTACGCTGAAGGTTTAATGGTATAGTTTTTTCCACCTAACCCTCCCTTACCATCTGAAGTGAGCGAAAGCTCTGTTAGCTTCTGCCATTCTGTGGGTATCTTCTTTCTTTTTGAAAGCAATACCTTTTCCGCCTGCGGCATCGATGAGTTCACCTGCAAGACGGTCTACCATGGTTCTTTCTTTTTTGCTTCTTGCAGCAGCAATGATCCATTTGATGCTGAGAGCCTGTTTTCTTAAGGGACGCACTTCGATGGGAACCTGATAAGTTGCGCCGCCCACTCTTCTTGATTTAACTTCAAGCTGAGGCTTAACATTTTCGATAGCTTTTCTGAAAACATCTATGCCGTTTTCGCCGGTTTTCTGGCCGATAGTATCGATCGTTTCATAAAAAACTCTTTCTGCAACGGATTTTCTTCCGTCAAGCATGAGGATGTTGATGAATTTGGTAACAATCGCGTCCTTGTAAATAGGGTCGATATTTACCTCACGCCTTTTAGCAACTCTTCTTCTTGCCATTTCCTATCACCTTATTTCGGTTTCTTAACGCCGTATTTGGAGCGGGATTTTTTCCTGTCCTTAACGCCGTCTGTATCAAGCGCGCCGCGAACGATTTTGTAGCGCACACCGGGAAGGTCTTTTACCCTTCCGCCCCTTACGAGAACAACTGAGTGTTCCTGAAGGTTGTGGCCGATACCGGGAATATACGCTGTTACCTCGATACCTGACGTAAGCCTTACCCTTGCGACTTTTCTAAGAGCCGAGTTGGGTTTTTTCGGTGTAGTAGTATACACTCTGGTGCAAACTCCCCTTCTCTGGGGGTTGCCCTGCAATGCAGGAGATTTGGTCTTTTTAAGGACCTGTTTTCTTCCTTTTCTGACCAATTGGTTCAAAGTAGGCACCTAGCACCTCCAAAATTCTTGTGAGTTTCTATCAAACTCAAATCTTACGTGAACGGCCAACTGTAATTTCTTGCCGTCCCTACTTTGTAATTTAACTTTAAAATCTTTATGCAGCCTCAATTACCAAGCCTTTGAAGCTTTAGAGCGCATTTTGAGCGCAACTATACATTCAGGGCGAAAGAGCAAGAATAGTAGCAATGCTTTTGTACAATGTCAAGAAGTTTTACCAAAGGATATTCAGTGTGAAATTCCCGTCCGGACGGGCATTTAAGATGAGCCTGTTTTATTAGCACAATGAGAATGAAAAGAAAACTGTTTTCTTGAAAAAGAAAAGGCCGCCCTTTTGAGGCGGCCCCTTATGTTATTTTG from Geovibrio ferrireducens encodes the following:
- the fusA gene encoding elongation factor G; the protein is MEKTIPLNLQRNIGIMAHIDAGKTTTTERILFYTGMSHKIGEVHDGGATTDWMEQEKERGITITSATVQCFWNNHRINVIDTPGHVDFTIEVERSLKVLDGAVTVLCAVGGVQPQTETVWRQADKYGVPRIIFVNKMDRSGSDYFKVLSDIKSKLGANPLPIQLPMGAEDAFEGIIDLVKMQSVTWDGEQLGAKYTYSDIPANLLEQAKEYREKLMDAVCELDDDLMNKYFEGEEITEAEIIAGLRKGCIGRKFIPVTCGTAFKNKGVQTLLNAVVDLLPSPIDIPPIKGKSMSGDGEIERKADDSEPFAALAFKIMTDPYMGQLTYFRVYSGCLEAGNYTLNSTKDKKERIGRLVKMQANKREEIKEIHAGDICATVGLKYTTTGDTLCDENKPVILESMEFPEPVISVAIEPKSKNDQDKLSIALGKLASEDPSFRVKVDEETGQTVISGMGELHLEIIVDRLMREFKVEANVGNPQVAYRETFRKSVKTEGKYIKQTGGRGQYGHVWLEIAPLAPGEGFQFVNNIVGGTVPKEYIPAVQKGIEEALESGVSAGFPVVDCKATLTDGSYHDVDSNEMAFKIAGSMAFKAGMRNADPVILEPIMKVEVVSPDEYTGDVMGDLSSRRGKIEGMEMRGSAQVINCFVPLKEMFGYSTNLRSITQGRATYSMQFDHYEQVPNSVAEEIKKANS
- the rpsG gene encoding 30S ribosomal protein S7, producing the protein MARRRVAKRREVNIDPIYKDAIVTKFINILMLDGRKSVAERVFYETIDTIGQKTGENGIDVFRKAIENVKPQLEVKSRRVGGATYQVPIEVRPLRKQALSIKWIIAAARSKKERTMVDRLAGELIDAAGGKGIAFKKKEDTHRMAEANRAFAHFRW
- the rpsL gene encoding 30S ribosomal protein S12, which codes for MPTLNQLVRKGRKQVLKKTKSPALQGNPQRRGVCTRVYTTTPKKPNSALRKVARVRLTSGIEVTAYIPGIGHNLQEHSVVLVRGGRVKDLPGVRYKIVRGALDTDGVKDRKKSRSKYGVKKPK